Proteins co-encoded in one Papaver somniferum cultivar HN1 chromosome 5, ASM357369v1, whole genome shotgun sequence genomic window:
- the LOC113279554 gene encoding suppressor protein SRP40-like, which produces MEITDQQPKRVATTIMFSCNYCHRKYHSVHALGGHQNAHRRERAATLAALTAFSYYKASYGKNLQRRHGFSSSSTSSLSSSSSTFTRINFIKKSSLGIQVRSMVQKPVPYLSSRDSRSSSCFYANDKHNHSHNYTSDSILAAGRPNDVCKPNKDNQQKQAEKKYKKRHDLATPKPLEPRRQGGQNLNASHRRAAGSKAKGISINDPPPPAEQPTHEESDSDIPTEQEGGEEEMNVEEESRGKKGVEEESDESESD; this is translated from the exons ATGGAGATTACTGATCAGCAGCCAAAGAGAGTAGCGACGACGATTATGTTCTCTTGTAACTATTGTCACCGGAAATATCACAGTGTACATGCACTAGGAGGACATCAAAATGCTCATAGACGAGAACGTGCAGCTACACTAGCTGCACTCACAGCTTTTAGTTATTATAAAGCAAGTTACGGCAAGAACCTACAGCGCCGCCATGGATTCTCATCATCAAGTACGAGTTCATTATCATCTTCGTCATCAACTTTTACTCGTATCAACTTTATCAAGAAATCATCACTAGGTATCCAAGTTCGATCCATGGTACAAAAACCAGTACCTTATTTATCATCACGGGATTCTCGATCCTCTTCTTGTTTCTATGCGAATGATAAACACAACCACTCACACAACTATACATCTGATTCTATCCTGGCAGCTGGTCGGCCAAATGACGTTTGCAA GCCAAACAAGGACAACCAACAAAAgcaagccgaaaagaaatataagaagagaCATGACCTTGCTACTCCTAAGCCTTTGGAACCTCGTCGACAAGGTGGTcaaaatttgaatgcttcccaccGAAGGGCCGCGGGGAGTAAAGCGAAAGGGATCAGtatcaatgacccaccacctccAGCGGAGCAACCAACACATGAAGAATCTGATTCTGATATACCTACTGAACAAGAAGGTGGTGAGGAGGAGATGAATGTAGAAGAAGAAAGTCGTGGCaagaaaggtgttgaagaagaaagtgatgagagtgaaagtgattaA